The following are from one region of the Marinomonas sp. CT5 genome:
- a CDS encoding hsp70 family protein, whose amino-acid sequence MAQVAYRVGIDLGTTNCVVSYTPVSDHLNANTPTLFPIPQVMADGSVQEFDYLPSAIYLLASDEIGKIDPVLPWRHHDKERIVGVGALALGQRRAGQLVQSAKSWLSHRQVDRRAAILPWASEFPKKLSPLEASTILLSHIKQSWNHRFADAPLESQSIALTLPASFDEEARALTLEAAKLAGLNDLYLLEEPQAACYHYISDDDKLAALADKKMLLVVDIGGGTSDFSLVAIHSTSENSQSVALKRVAVGEHLLLGGDNLDQALAFQLDPKQISALSASRLAALVQQTRQAKESLLGENAPDSLSITVLGGGSRLIGGSQKFEVSRETLLDQVRSGFFPLVDANEQVQKSDYAMHTLGLPYESDPAFTRHLASFLRQHREVIEAATGSSMPDAVLFNGGLFNSPVMKARLLELLNTWSTKPILACSAEEPNDAVAKGAVMYLSALAGESTRIESGVAHSLYLKVGEDQYVGILPKGTLKGERIALEQEFFVTLGQQVQFPLYRSDDHIDCVVGAVRNQEGLQYISNLMTELDGSVDAEETAVTLSVQMTEVGVLQVELNANNQKDQWRLDFSTQVTSKNESASVDETGLLHANMGQAEEHLTKCFSSVGQKQNPDLVKSLKQDLDQLLGSREDWNLATSRRMVDKLLSLKSGRTKSAQHERQWLQLMGYCLRPGFGATDDVNRVQQVVNVTKVGTQFDTAPVWGQYWTLYRRIAGGLSVEQQTHLFKQFSQYYSPSGQRSRDKMKALTTKSSDDLIRLVGALESLSNEDKLTAIDWLLKRLQKSSEPDTAWWTIGRIASRHLLSGQQEQRIVEDKLFPILEIALREDWKKRKQAGLAAVLMSQVSLGESEKLGAFRKKIANKLKKDKCPAQWLERLESQVEINSDELNALVGESLPIGLRL is encoded by the coding sequence ATGGCGCAAGTGGCTTATCGAGTAGGGATTGACTTAGGAACGACCAATTGTGTCGTTTCGTATACTCCAGTATCCGATCATTTGAATGCAAACACACCGACTTTGTTTCCCATTCCACAGGTGATGGCTGATGGCTCTGTACAAGAGTTTGACTATTTGCCCAGTGCCATTTATCTCTTAGCATCGGATGAAATAGGGAAGATTGATCCTGTTTTGCCGTGGCGTCATCATGATAAAGAACGGATTGTAGGGGTTGGGGCGTTAGCTCTCGGTCAACGTCGTGCAGGGCAATTGGTGCAAAGTGCAAAAAGTTGGTTGAGTCATCGCCAAGTTGATCGCCGTGCGGCTATTTTGCCTTGGGCAAGCGAGTTTCCTAAAAAACTTAGCCCACTTGAAGCCAGTACAATTTTGTTATCGCACATTAAGCAGAGTTGGAATCATCGCTTTGCCGATGCGCCACTTGAGTCTCAGTCCATTGCGTTAACCCTGCCTGCTTCATTTGATGAAGAGGCTCGCGCCTTAACATTAGAAGCGGCAAAACTCGCGGGCTTAAATGATTTATATCTGCTAGAAGAGCCACAGGCGGCCTGTTATCACTATATTAGTGATGATGACAAATTGGCGGCGCTGGCGGACAAGAAAATGCTCTTGGTGGTTGATATCGGTGGTGGTACCAGTGATTTTAGTTTGGTCGCCATTCATTCAACCTCTGAGAATTCGCAGAGTGTGGCTCTTAAACGGGTTGCTGTGGGCGAACATTTATTGTTGGGTGGCGACAATCTTGACCAAGCGTTAGCGTTCCAGTTAGACCCCAAACAGATTTCTGCATTATCCGCTAGCCGTTTGGCGGCTTTGGTACAGCAAACCCGACAAGCGAAAGAGTCCTTATTAGGCGAAAACGCCCCTGACTCGTTAAGTATTACCGTACTTGGTGGTGGTAGCCGGTTAATTGGTGGTTCGCAAAAATTCGAGGTCTCTAGAGAGACTCTGCTGGACCAAGTGCGCAGCGGTTTTTTTCCTCTGGTGGACGCAAATGAACAGGTTCAAAAGAGTGACTATGCAATGCATACACTTGGTTTGCCTTACGAGTCTGATCCGGCTTTCACCCGTCATTTAGCTTCTTTTTTACGACAACATCGAGAGGTGATTGAGGCGGCAACGGGATCGTCCATGCCTGATGCCGTGCTGTTTAACGGTGGCTTATTTAATAGTCCTGTGATGAAAGCCCGCTTATTAGAGCTGCTGAACACTTGGTCTACCAAACCGATACTTGCGTGTTCCGCAGAGGAGCCGAATGATGCGGTGGCGAAAGGCGCTGTCATGTATCTGAGTGCTTTGGCAGGCGAGAGTACACGTATTGAAAGTGGTGTGGCTCATAGTCTGTATTTGAAGGTGGGCGAAGATCAATATGTCGGTATTTTGCCTAAAGGAACCTTAAAAGGCGAACGGATTGCCCTAGAGCAAGAGTTTTTCGTCACCTTAGGTCAGCAGGTACAGTTTCCTTTATATCGTTCTGATGATCATATTGACTGCGTGGTTGGAGCGGTGCGTAATCAAGAAGGATTGCAGTACATATCGAACTTGATGACCGAGCTTGATGGCTCTGTTGATGCTGAAGAAACGGCTGTCACCTTGTCGGTGCAAATGACTGAGGTGGGGGTGTTGCAGGTAGAACTAAATGCCAATAATCAAAAAGATCAATGGCGTTTGGATTTTTCAACACAGGTGACGTCTAAAAATGAATCGGCTTCAGTCGATGAAACGGGTTTGTTGCATGCCAATATGGGGCAAGCCGAAGAGCATTTGACGAAGTGTTTCTCCAGTGTTGGTCAAAAACAGAACCCTGATTTAGTCAAATCCCTCAAGCAAGATTTAGATCAACTCTTGGGGAGTCGTGAGGACTGGAATTTGGCAACTTCCCGCCGTATGGTCGATAAACTTCTCAGCTTAAAATCCGGTCGAACCAAAAGTGCTCAGCATGAGCGACAATGGTTGCAGTTGATGGGGTATTGTTTACGCCCTGGTTTTGGCGCCACGGATGATGTGAATCGTGTTCAGCAAGTCGTGAATGTTACCAAAGTCGGTACACAGTTTGATACCGCTCCGGTTTGGGGGCAATATTGGACATTGTATCGACGTATTGCTGGTGGTTTGTCTGTAGAGCAACAAACACATTTGTTCAAACAGTTTAGTCAGTATTACTCACCAAGTGGTCAACGTTCTCGAGATAAAATGAAGGCACTGACGACTAAATCCAGTGATGATTTGATTCGTCTAGTGGGCGCCTTAGAAAGTCTCTCTAATGAAGATAAACTGACTGCAATAGATTGGTTACTAAAACGTTTACAGAAGTCGTCAGAGCCAGATACCGCGTGGTGGACAATAGGGCGTATTGCTTCTCGCCATTTGTTATCCGGCCAACAAGAGCAAAGAATCGTGGAAGATAAGCTGTTTCCGATTCTGGAGATTGCTCTGAGAGAAGACTGGAAAAAGCGCAAACAAGCCGGATTGGCGGCGGTTCTAATGAGCCAAGTGAGTTTAGGTGAATCGGAGAAGCTCGGCGCGTTTCGCAAAAAAATCGCCAACAAACTTAAAAAAGACAAATGCCCAGCTCAATGGTTGGAGCGTTTAGAAAGTCAGGTTGAGATAAACAGTGATGAACTGAATGCCTTGGTTGGTGAAAGTTTGCCCATCGGGTTACGTTTATAA
- a CDS encoding lipase family protein, producing MFKFLILCFFSIIQIHTAYAAQDFIEIRKQANLSNDTYLEANMLKQKLKEQGQTLVHQSLIPISQVSYFLSRADKIQTIGIRGTANLENAMVDLDLELKPDALLKIKLHQGFGLAAKAVFEDIKPFLKKDQPIHLTGHSLGGAIAVILAMYLQNDGYPVKQVITFGQPKVTNVTGAKKFEDLPLIRVVTPNDIVPLVPPISPLQIRDLDIFWHMGEEVILLGAQEFTQTNGIKSMLRATKFTTSIPSEKNLLAHQMTTYLNLINQLQTSAKEIPYRTDINFFGFSLD from the coding sequence ATGTTTAAATTTTTAATACTGTGTTTTTTCTCGATAATCCAGATTCATACTGCTTATGCAGCACAAGACTTCATAGAAATTCGAAAGCAGGCTAATCTATCAAACGATACTTACCTTGAAGCCAACATGCTAAAACAAAAGCTTAAGGAGCAAGGTCAAACACTCGTACATCAGTCGCTCATACCTATTTCACAAGTGAGTTATTTTTTGAGCCGTGCGGATAAAATCCAGACGATAGGAATAAGGGGCACGGCGAATTTAGAGAACGCTATGGTAGATTTAGACCTAGAATTAAAGCCTGATGCACTGCTAAAAATTAAACTACACCAAGGTTTCGGTCTGGCAGCAAAAGCCGTTTTTGAGGACATCAAACCTTTCCTAAAGAAAGACCAACCCATCCACTTAACAGGCCACAGTTTGGGTGGTGCCATTGCGGTAATTCTAGCCATGTATCTGCAAAATGACGGCTACCCAGTCAAACAAGTCATCACCTTTGGACAACCTAAAGTCACCAATGTCACAGGTGCGAAAAAGTTTGAAGACTTACCCTTAATTCGTGTTGTTACGCCAAATGATATCGTGCCGCTTGTACCACCAATTAGTCCTTTGCAAATCAGAGATTTGGATATTTTCTGGCATATGGGAGAGGAAGTTATTCTGTTAGGGGCTCAAGAGTTTACTCAAACTAATGGCATCAAAAGCATGCTAAGAGCGACAAAATTCACCACATCTATTCCCAGTGAAAAAAATCTACTTGCACATCAAATGACGACTTATCTCAATTTGATCAATCAGCTGCAGACATCAGCTAAAGAAATACCTTATAGAACTGATATCAATTTCTTCGGTTTCTCTCTGGACTAA
- a CDS encoding transposase, with protein MPRSRKEQVSLEDTPYYHCVARCVRRAFLCGDDPATGNSYEHRRGWIEKRLLFLASVFSIDICAYAVMSNHLHVVLHVDAEKAKSWSTLEVLQRWHQLHKGTLFTQRYLRGETLPNYLVELVEKAAETYRERLMDISWFMKELNEPIARRANYEDNCTGHFWEGRFKSQALLDEAALMACMAYVDLNPLRASMSKTPEDSDFTSVKKRVNSAKRKHQPKTLYPFIGNPRKDMPSGLPFKLTDYLELVDMTGRIIREDKRGSINASLLPILKRLNIASENWLCIATEFEKRTGNLVGQEHSIDHYCERHQRQRKPKRQNLQFIA; from the coding sequence ATGCCGAGGTCTAGGAAAGAACAAGTCAGTTTAGAAGATACTCCTTATTATCATTGTGTGGCTCGTTGTGTTCGACGGGCTTTTTTATGCGGTGATGACCCTGCCACAGGAAACAGCTATGAGCATCGCCGCGGCTGGATAGAGAAGAGGTTACTTTTTTTAGCGTCTGTCTTTTCTATCGATATATGTGCTTATGCTGTGATGAGCAATCATCTTCATGTTGTTTTGCATGTGGATGCAGAGAAAGCGAAATCATGGTCAACATTAGAAGTATTGCAGCGTTGGCATCAACTCCATAAAGGTACTTTGTTTACTCAGCGATATTTAAGAGGAGAGACCTTACCTAATTACCTCGTAGAGCTCGTTGAAAAAGCTGCTGAAACCTATAGAGAGCGCTTGATGGACATCAGTTGGTTCATGAAAGAGCTAAACGAACCCATTGCACGAAGAGCGAACTACGAAGATAACTGCACAGGTCATTTCTGGGAAGGGCGTTTTAAGTCTCAAGCCTTATTAGACGAAGCCGCATTAATGGCTTGTATGGCCTATGTTGACTTAAATCCACTTCGAGCCAGCATGAGTAAAACCCCCGAAGACTCTGATTTTACCAGCGTGAAAAAGCGCGTTAATTCTGCAAAAAGAAAACATCAACCAAAAACCTTATATCCTTTTATTGGAAACCCAAGAAAAGACATGCCATCCGGCTTACCTTTCAAACTGACGGATTACTTGGAACTGGTTGATATGACAGGTCGAATCATACGAGAAGACAAACGAGGCTCAATAAATGCGTCGTTACTTCCTATCTTGAAACGTCTCAATATTGCCTCTGAAAACTGGTTATGCATCGCAACAGAATTTGAGAAAAGAACAGGTAACTTAGTTGGACAAGAGCACTCCATAGATCATTATTGTGAAAGGCACCAACGACAAAGAAAACCTAAAAGGCAAAACCTTCAATTCATCGCTTAA
- a CDS encoding outer membrane beta-barrel protein, with product MKKILLSVAIFSVTSTALAENSFSVEAAVGKTEQKTLQEGYDVDFAIGDRRADSTSSSFKIGYEFTDSWWLEFGYDDYGKGTLKTYNDSYNSSSSLRNITETASTSATLITLKKEGAISDNLSAYARLGIARWELDLESTYPDSTLKRDFTWNESGIGAYFGIGVYYQLTSNLQLSANYSFTQIRPDLFVKLKANSSNSIYNLPANSSYDGDIKNYSIGVAYKF from the coding sequence ATGAAGAAAATTTTATTAAGTGTTGCTATATTTTCAGTCACATCAACGGCTTTAGCAGAAAATTCTTTTTCAGTGGAAGCGGCGGTGGGTAAAACTGAACAAAAAACCTTACAGGAAGGTTATGATGTAGATTTTGCTATTGGTGATCGTAGAGCGGATAGTACATCATCTTCTTTTAAGATCGGGTATGAATTTACAGACAGCTGGTGGCTAGAGTTTGGCTACGATGATTATGGCAAAGGCACTTTGAAAACTTACAATGATAGCTATAATAGTAGTAGTTCTCTAAGAAATATAACTGAAACCGCCTCGACCTCAGCCACACTCATAACTTTAAAAAAAGAGGGAGCTATCTCGGATAACTTATCTGCCTACGCGCGGCTTGGGATTGCTCGTTGGGAATTGGATTTAGAATCGACTTATCCTGACTCTACTTTAAAACGAGACTTCACATGGAATGAATCGGGTATTGGTGCCTACTTTGGCATTGGAGTTTATTATCAATTAACGTCTAATTTACAACTTTCGGCTAATTATTCTTTTACCCAGATAAGGCCTGATCTGTTCGTTAAATTAAAAGCTAATTCTAGTAATTCTATATATAACCTGCCAGCTAACAGTTCCTACGATGGTGACATTAAAAATTACTCAATAGGAGTAGCTTATAAGTTCTGA
- the yiaY gene encoding L-threonine dehydrogenase has translation MSSTFYIPAVNIMGENALDDAVKQIKSLGFKQALIVTDPGMTKLGVTAEVKALLQEQGVQSLIYDGVQPNPTVENVNAGLEVLHAHQCDCVISLGGGSAHDCAKGIALVATNGGHISDYEGVDVSKKPQLPLIGINTTAGTASEMTRFCIITDQERHIKMAIVDQNVTPILSVNDPRLMSGMPAGLTAATGMDALTHAIEAYVSTAADPITDACAIKAIEIIRDNLHQAVHNGTDMKAREQMAYAQFLAGMAFNNASLGYVHAMAHQLGGFYDLPHGVCNAVLLPHVERYNSQVAASQLKDVAKALGVDVQAMTNEEGAAAAIEAIVTLSQSINIPSGLMELGAKEEDFATLASNAMKDACGFTNPIQPTHEDVVSIFKAAM, from the coding sequence ATGAGTAGTACATTTTATATCCCAGCCGTAAACATAATGGGCGAGAATGCTTTAGACGATGCAGTTAAACAAATTAAAAGTTTGGGTTTTAAGCAGGCTTTGATTGTAACGGACCCAGGAATGACAAAATTGGGAGTCACAGCTGAAGTAAAAGCATTGTTACAGGAACAAGGTGTGCAAAGTCTAATTTATGATGGTGTTCAGCCCAACCCCACAGTGGAAAATGTGAATGCTGGGTTAGAAGTTTTGCATGCTCATCAGTGTGATTGTGTTATTTCTTTAGGGGGTGGCTCAGCTCATGATTGTGCTAAGGGCATTGCTTTGGTTGCAACCAATGGGGGACATATCAGTGACTACGAAGGTGTCGATGTCTCTAAGAAGCCACAATTGCCTCTCATTGGTATTAATACCACGGCTGGCACGGCTTCTGAAATGACACGCTTTTGTATTATTACAGACCAAGAACGTCATATCAAAATGGCCATTGTAGACCAAAATGTCACGCCGATATTGTCTGTTAATGATCCAAGACTGATGTCAGGCATGCCAGCAGGTTTGACGGCAGCAACCGGAATGGATGCGTTGACTCATGCCATTGAGGCGTATGTTTCTACGGCGGCAGATCCAATAACGGATGCATGCGCCATTAAAGCCATTGAAATTATTCGCGACAATCTACATCAAGCTGTACATAACGGCACGGATATGAAAGCTCGTGAGCAAATGGCTTATGCGCAGTTCTTGGCCGGTATGGCTTTTAATAATGCTTCTTTGGGTTATGTTCACGCAATGGCTCATCAGTTAGGTGGCTTTTATGATTTGCCACACGGTGTGTGTAATGCCGTTTTGCTTCCTCATGTAGAGCGTTATAACAGCCAAGTCGCAGCATCACAGTTAAAGGATGTTGCTAAAGCTTTGGGCGTGGATGTACAAGCAATGACGAATGAGGAGGGGGCTGCCGCCGCGATTGAAGCTATTGTTACTTTGTCCCAAAGTATTAATATCCCTTCAGGATTAATGGAATTGGGGGCTAAAGAAGAAGACTTTGCTACCTTAGCAAGCAATGCCATGAAAGATGCTTGCGGTTTTACTAACCCAATTCAGCCAACTCATGAAGATGTGGTGTCAATCTTTAAGGCTGCTATGTAG
- a CDS encoding integrase core domain-containing protein gives QKELQRNKIKPSMTDGYDCYQNALAERVNGILKQEFLIGRCRTFKELERHISESIDIYNRYRPHLSLNMKTPEEVHEKASMESILA, from the coding sequence ATCAAAAAGAATTACAACGCAATAAAATAAAGCCGTCGATGACAGATGGCTATGACTGCTACCAAAATGCGTTAGCAGAAAGGGTGAATGGCATATTGAAGCAAGAATTTTTGATTGGAAGATGCAGAACTTTTAAAGAATTAGAAAGGCATATTAGTGAGTCTATTGATATCTATAATAGGTATCGACCTCACTTAAGTCTTAATATGAAAACACCAGAAGAAGTGCATGAAAAAGCCAGTATGGAATCCATACTGGCTTAA
- a CDS encoding helix-turn-helix domain-containing protein has translation MGTSSNTKRKRTQRDYTMGFKLQIVMAVEKGDMTYKQAQKIYGIQGRSTVLTWLRKHGKMDWSTKVRLPMSKSPKAKETPAQTIKR, from the coding sequence ATGGGGACATCAAGTAATACCAAGCGCAAGCGTACTCAACGTGACTACACAATGGGCTTTAAATTACAGATAGTGATGGCCGTCGAAAAAGGCGACATGACTTATAAGCAAGCTCAAAAAATCTATGGAATCCAAGGGCGATCAACGGTGCTGACTTGGCTTCGAAAACACGGCAAAATGGATTGGTCTACCAAAGTGAGGCTACCCATGTCTAAATCCCCGAAAGCCAAAGAGACACCTGCTCAAACAATCAAAAGA
- a CDS encoding GNAT family N-acetyltransferase: MIKVRRYEQVDSIVLWDIFFNTVRTVNTQDYSLAQVQAWAPESFDMSVWERKMDEIKPFVAELDNIIVGYCDLQSDGLIDHFFCHHQYQGKGVGRRLMSHIVSLAIERNIARIYSHVSLTAKPFFERFGFRVVSEQNVKVRGEALINFEMEKWL; the protein is encoded by the coding sequence TTGATTAAGGTAAGACGATATGAACAGGTAGATTCTATTGTCCTGTGGGATATTTTTTTTAATACCGTTCGTACAGTGAATACTCAAGATTATTCCCTTGCTCAGGTTCAAGCTTGGGCTCCTGAATCGTTTGATATGTCTGTTTGGGAAAGAAAGATGGATGAAATTAAGCCATTCGTGGCGGAGCTGGACAATATAATTGTAGGGTATTGTGATTTACAATCTGATGGATTAATTGATCACTTCTTTTGTCATCATCAGTATCAGGGTAAAGGTGTGGGGAGACGGTTAATGAGTCATATTGTGTCATTAGCTATCGAAAGGAATATTGCTCGTATTTATTCTCATGTGAGTCTTACTGCGAAACCTTTTTTCGAACGTTTTGGCTTTCGAGTAGTAAGTGAACAAAATGTTAAGGTTCGTGGAGAAGCTTTGATTAATTTCGAGATGGAAAAGTGGCTTTAG
- a CDS encoding MarC family protein: protein MNAEFSILSATLLFLFVIDPFGNIPILLSVMKGVAQKRQYQIVVRDGLIGLVILVSFLFFGAEFLALLHLETESISIAGGVVLFVIALKMIFPSAYTKEAGPVVEPFIVPISIPMLAGPSTLATLLVMVKSYPNDQQNLLISVGAAWAISVMILAMAPLLNRVLREKGLAALERLMGMLLLMMSVQMLVNGVRSLFTHTLAAL, encoded by the coding sequence ATGAACGCCGAGTTTTCTATTTTATCTGCCACGTTATTATTTTTGTTTGTTATCGACCCGTTTGGCAATATTCCTATCTTATTGTCTGTGATGAAGGGCGTTGCACAGAAGCGTCAATATCAAATCGTCGTACGTGATGGTTTGATTGGTTTAGTTATTTTGGTGAGTTTTCTATTTTTCGGTGCTGAATTTTTGGCACTGTTGCATTTGGAAACCGAGTCTATTTCGATTGCTGGTGGTGTGGTGTTGTTTGTCATCGCGTTGAAGATGATCTTCCCTTCAGCCTATACAAAAGAGGCTGGTCCAGTGGTGGAGCCTTTTATTGTGCCAATTTCTATCCCTATGTTAGCAGGGCCATCCACTTTGGCGACTTTATTGGTGATGGTTAAGAGTTACCCAAATGATCAGCAAAATCTTCTTATCTCGGTCGGTGCAGCATGGGCTATTTCTGTCATGATTTTAGCCATGGCACCTTTACTTAATCGCGTGTTGCGAGAGAAGGGCTTAGCTGCCTTAGAGCGTTTGATGGGCATGTTACTTTTAATGATGTCAGTTCAAATGTTAGTAAACGGCGTTCGTAGCTTATTTACTCATACGTTGGCTGCATTGTAA
- a CDS encoding 2,3-butanediol dehydrogenase, protein MKAARFYDKGDIRIEDIPEPSVEPGTVGIDVAWCGICGTDLHEFMEGPIFIPPCGHPHPISGESAPVTMGHEFSGVVYAVGEGVEDIKVGQHVVVEPYIIADDVPTGPGENYHLSKNMNFIGLGGCGGGLSEKIAVKRRWVHPIANTIPLDQAALIEPLAVGYHAFVRSGAKTGDIALVGGGGPIGLLLSAVLKAKGITVILTELSAKRKEKAHDTGVADYILDPTEVNVTDEVMKITEGRGVDIAFECTSNNKVLDTLVESTKATGAIVIVSIWSHPATMNVHSVVMKELDIRGTIAYVNNHEETIKLVEEGKVNLEPFITQRIELDDLISQGFDTLIHNNESAVKIIVRP, encoded by the coding sequence ATGAAAGCTGCTCGTTTTTACGATAAAGGTGACATCCGTATAGAGGACATTCCTGAGCCTAGTGTTGAGCCAGGTACAGTAGGTATTGATGTTGCTTGGTGTGGTATTTGTGGCACAGATCTACATGAATTCATGGAAGGGCCTATTTTTATTCCACCTTGCGGCCACCCACACCCTATTTCAGGAGAGTCAGCCCCTGTCACCATGGGACATGAATTCTCGGGGGTTGTTTACGCTGTAGGAGAAGGCGTGGAAGATATTAAAGTCGGTCAGCATGTTGTCGTTGAACCTTACATTATTGCTGATGACGTACCAACCGGACCAGGTGAAAATTATCACCTGTCTAAAAATATGAACTTTATTGGGCTTGGAGGATGTGGCGGTGGCCTATCCGAAAAAATCGCTGTAAAACGCCGTTGGGTCCACCCTATTGCCAATACAATTCCTTTGGATCAAGCGGCCTTGATAGAGCCATTGGCTGTTGGCTACCATGCATTTGTTCGCAGCGGAGCAAAAACAGGAGATATTGCACTCGTTGGCGGCGGCGGTCCTATTGGTTTACTGTTGTCTGCTGTACTAAAAGCAAAAGGAATTACTGTCATTCTGACTGAGCTAAGTGCTAAGCGAAAAGAAAAAGCACATGATACAGGTGTAGCAGATTACATTTTGGATCCAACCGAAGTGAACGTCACCGATGAAGTAATGAAAATTACAGAGGGCCGCGGTGTAGATATTGCCTTCGAATGTACCAGTAACAACAAGGTATTGGATACATTAGTGGAGAGTACAAAAGCGACAGGCGCAATTGTAATAGTCTCTATTTGGAGTCACCCGGCAACAATGAACGTTCATAGTGTAGTCATGAAAGAACTAGATATTCGTGGCACTATTGCTTATGTAAATAACCATGAAGAAACCATTAAATTGGTAGAAGAAGGCAAAGTGAATTTAGAGCCTTTTATTACTCAGAGAATAGAATTAGATGACTTGATTTCTCAGGGCTTTGATACACTAATTCATAATAATGAATCCGCTGTAAAAATCATTGTTCGTCCATAA
- a CDS encoding putative 4-hydroxy-4-methyl-2-oxoglutarate aldolase, with protein sequence MKDLLPDLCDLYPDKLQIAEPIFTSYGKRTHFYGEVVSVYCFEDNSRVRELVAQNGKGKVMVIDGGGSKRRALLGDMLAEKAANNGWEGFVINGAIRDIAAQSQLNIGIHALCPHPMPTEKRGLGDLGKTLSFAGITIADGDYIYCDLNGIAVSKQPLALP encoded by the coding sequence ATGAAAGATCTCCTGCCCGATCTATGCGACCTTTATCCAGACAAATTACAAATTGCTGAGCCTATTTTCACCTCTTACGGCAAACGAACGCACTTTTATGGCGAAGTTGTTTCCGTCTATTGCTTTGAGGACAACAGCCGTGTTCGCGAATTAGTCGCTCAGAATGGCAAAGGTAAAGTCATGGTTATTGATGGCGGCGGCAGTAAAAGAAGAGCCTTACTTGGCGATATGCTGGCAGAAAAAGCAGCAAACAATGGCTGGGAAGGATTTGTTATCAATGGAGCCATCCGAGATATTGCCGCCCAATCACAATTAAACATCGGCATTCATGCACTATGCCCTCACCCTATGCCAACCGAAAAACGCGGTTTAGGAGATTTAGGAAAAACACTAAGTTTCGCGGGAATCACCATCGCTGATGGCGATTACATTTATTGTGATCTAAACGGTATTGCTGTTTCCAAACAGCCATTAGCCCTTCCTTAA